The following are encoded in a window of Mycobacteroides chelonae CCUG 47445 genomic DNA:
- a CDS encoding metal-dependent hydrolase → MNTPIGQATRPIKTRRITFRYPTGSLNRHYVQGDLVMSHIIAMLSAVFPEGEDYFIRSVKHFSDQITDPALKKQVAGFIGQEVTHGREHRELNERLQQMGYPTGIVDRLTKRGMSLYTRYLPPRFNLAMTAALEHYTATLAETLLTDQRAQDLLGEGEVRSMLLWHALEESEHRAVAFDVYRSVGGTERMRTWAMRLITTVFLCGTLLDTLMSLLLDRATYNPLRLFRSLTELRHSPFVTRDVLDRVRAYNRPGFHPDEFDNTDLVERWNTELFGEQGQLAGHLR, encoded by the coding sequence ATGAACACACCCATTGGCCAAGCCACCCGGCCCATCAAGACAAGGCGCATCACGTTCCGGTATCCAACCGGTTCACTGAATCGCCACTACGTACAGGGCGATCTGGTGATGAGCCACATCATCGCGATGCTCTCCGCGGTATTCCCCGAAGGGGAGGACTACTTCATCCGGTCCGTCAAACACTTCTCCGACCAGATCACCGATCCCGCGCTGAAAAAGCAGGTGGCCGGGTTCATCGGCCAGGAGGTGACACATGGGCGCGAGCATCGCGAACTCAACGAGCGACTGCAGCAGATGGGTTATCCCACGGGCATCGTCGACCGGCTGACCAAGCGAGGGATGAGTCTCTACACGCGATACCTGCCGCCTCGCTTCAACCTCGCCATGACAGCGGCCCTGGAGCATTACACCGCAACGCTCGCCGAGACCCTGCTGACCGATCAGCGTGCCCAAGATCTGCTGGGCGAGGGCGAGGTCCGCTCGATGCTCCTCTGGCATGCGCTGGAGGAGTCCGAACATCGCGCCGTGGCCTTCGACGTCTATCGATCAGTCGGGGGCACCGAACGCATGCGCACGTGGGCCATGCGACTGATCACGACGGTGTTCCTCTGTGGGACGCTCCTGGACACCCTGATGTCACTGCTTCTCGACAGAGCGACGTACAACCCCCTCAGGTTGTTCAGAAGCCTTACCGAGCTGCGGCATTCACCCTTCGTGACCCGGGACGTACTCGACCGCGTCCGGGCCTACAACCGCCCCGGTTTCCACCCGGACGAATTCGACAACACCGACCTCGTCGAACGCTGGAACACCGAACTCTTCGGCGAGCAGGGTCAGCTGGCCGGCCATCTGCGCTGA
- a CDS encoding YajQ family cyclic di-GMP-binding protein — MADSSFDIVSKIDRQEVDNALNQAAKELTTRFDFRGTDTTIAWKGDETIELISSTEERLKAAVDVFKEKLIRRDISMKAFDAGDPQPSGKTYRLTGTLKQGIDTENAKKINKIIRDEGPKGVKSQVQGEEIRVSSKKRDDLQAVQALLKGSDLDIALQFVNYR; from the coding sequence ATGGCGGATTCATCATTCGACATCGTGAGCAAGATCGACCGTCAGGAGGTCGACAATGCGCTCAATCAGGCGGCCAAGGAGCTGACCACACGATTCGACTTCCGTGGGACCGACACCACTATCGCCTGGAAAGGTGACGAGACCATCGAGCTGATCAGCTCCACCGAGGAGCGTCTGAAGGCGGCCGTGGACGTCTTCAAGGAAAAGCTGATCCGCCGGGATATCAGCATGAAGGCCTTCGATGCGGGCGACCCGCAGCCCAGCGGCAAGACCTACCGGCTCACCGGGACCCTCAAGCAGGGCATCGACACCGAGAACGCGAAGAAGATCAACAAGATCATCCGCGACGAGGGCCCCAAGGGGGTCAAGTCACAGGTGCAGGGCGAAGAGATCCGCGTATCGAGCAAGAAGCGCGATGATCTGCAGGCCGTCCAGGCACTGCTGAAGGGCTCGGACCTGGATATTGCCTTGCAGTTCGTGAACTACCGGTAA
- a CDS encoding LysE family translocator, which produces MIPVVSPSHLIGFALVAYALIVIPGPSVLFSVGRSLSLGRRAGLLSVLGNTAGTAVFVAPATAGLGALLTASSWALTAVKLVGAAYLIYLGVQAIRNRKSLNEALNAERPAAGQRHVFRQGFIVGLTNPKTALFFAAVLPQFADPAAGSVPTQIFLFGIVFIAIALVSDSLWALLASTARNWFARSPRRLEAMGGAGGFMIVGLGAGVAISGTHA; this is translated from the coding sequence GTGATCCCCGTTGTCTCGCCATCGCACCTGATTGGCTTCGCGCTCGTCGCGTACGCCCTCATCGTGATTCCGGGGCCGAGCGTGCTGTTTTCCGTTGGCCGCTCGCTCAGCCTGGGCCGCCGCGCCGGCCTGCTGAGCGTGCTGGGCAATACGGCGGGCACCGCGGTGTTCGTGGCGCCGGCGACGGCCGGACTGGGCGCCCTGCTGACCGCCTCCTCCTGGGCGCTGACGGCGGTGAAGCTGGTTGGCGCGGCTTATCTGATCTACCTTGGCGTACAGGCGATTCGGAACCGCAAGTCGCTTAACGAGGCATTGAACGCAGAACGGCCCGCGGCGGGACAACGACACGTCTTCCGGCAGGGCTTCATCGTCGGCCTGACCAACCCGAAGACGGCGCTGTTCTTCGCCGCGGTGCTGCCGCAGTTCGCCGATCCTGCCGCGGGCTCGGTGCCGACCCAGATCTTCCTCTTCGGCATCGTGTTTATCGCGATAGCTCTTGTCTCGGACAGCCTGTGGGCACTGCTGGCCAGCACCGCGCGCAATTGGTTCGCCCGTTCACCCAGGCGACTGGAGGCAATGGGCGGTGCGGGCGGCTTCATGATCGTTGGTCTGGGGGCCGGGGTGGCGATCTCAGGTACCCACGCCTAG
- a CDS encoding TIGR03617 family F420-dependent LLM class oxidoreductase codes for MDFGNMSAVLIDVTLTTGLTTMAADAAEAEGAGYAGIWTFEGAHDPFLPLLLAAEHTKDVTLGTSIAVAFARNPMLLANIGWDLQAYSGGRFILGLGTQIKPHITRRFGMPWSSPAARMRDMVLAVRAIWQSWQERGRLDYRGEFYQNTLMTPMFMPDPAEVSAFGPPPIWLAGVGSGMTEVAGEVADGFLSHPFCTPDYLAQITVPTLARGAQKSGKTLADIQIHHSPMIIIGRDDTELASARAAVRKQLAFYGSTPAYWPILELHGRSEVGPKLKELSKQGEWDAMTDLIDDEFVDTAAITVTDPAQGARQLRDRYGDLVHRLGFNTPYRPDRALLAGLLTASAEAR; via the coding sequence ATGGACTTCGGCAATATGAGTGCGGTGTTGATCGATGTGACGCTCACGACCGGGCTGACCACCATGGCCGCCGATGCCGCCGAAGCCGAGGGGGCCGGATACGCGGGTATCTGGACATTCGAGGGCGCGCACGACCCGTTTCTGCCGCTGCTGCTGGCCGCCGAGCACACGAAGGATGTCACCCTGGGGACCTCCATCGCGGTCGCGTTCGCGCGAAATCCGATGCTGTTGGCCAATATTGGCTGGGATCTGCAGGCGTACTCGGGCGGCCGATTCATCCTCGGGCTCGGCACGCAGATCAAACCGCACATCACCCGTAGGTTCGGCATGCCATGGAGCAGTCCCGCGGCGAGGATGCGTGACATGGTGCTGGCCGTACGCGCCATCTGGCAGTCGTGGCAGGAACGTGGGCGGCTGGACTATCGCGGCGAGTTCTACCAGAACACCCTCATGACGCCGATGTTCATGCCCGATCCCGCCGAGGTGAGCGCCTTTGGCCCGCCACCGATCTGGTTGGCCGGTGTCGGTAGCGGGATGACCGAGGTTGCGGGCGAGGTGGCCGACGGATTTCTGTCGCACCCGTTCTGTACACCCGACTACCTCGCGCAGATCACCGTGCCGACGCTGGCGCGTGGCGCGCAGAAGTCCGGAAAGACGCTCGCCGACATTCAGATCCACCACTCGCCGATGATCATCATCGGGCGCGACGACACCGAGCTGGCGAGTGCGCGGGCGGCGGTGCGCAAGCAGCTCGCCTTCTATGGGTCCACACCCGCCTACTGGCCGATCCTGGAACTGCACGGGCGCTCAGAGGTTGGCCCGAAACTCAAAGAGCTGTCCAAACAGGGCGAATGGGATGCGATGACCGATCTGATCGACGACGAGTTCGTCGATACCGCGGCGATCACCGTGACCGACCCCGCGCAGGGCGCGCGCCAATTGCGGGACCGCTACGGCGATCTGGTGCACCGGTTGGGTTTCAACACCCCGTACCGGCCCGATCGTGCACTGCTGGCTGGGCTGCTGACCGCCTCTGCAGAGGCTCGCTAG
- a CDS encoding NAD(P)H-dependent glycerol-3-phosphate dehydrogenase codes for MAALREPQVVVLGGGSWGTTVASIVARRSPTLQWARSPETVADINERHRNSRYLSDEVELTESLRATSDLHEAIEQADVVIMGVPSHSFREVLTEIGQSLRPWVPIVSLVKGLEQGSRMRMSQIIEEVLPGHPAGILAGPNIAKEVARGYAAAGVVAMPDQHQAARLGELFRTSRFRVYSTNDVVGVEMAGALKNVFAIASGMGYAIGIGENTRAMVIARALREMTKLGVAMGGNPETFPGLAGLGDLIVTCTSASSRNRHVGEEIGKGKTIDEIIESMNQVAEGVKASSVVMTLADEYGIQMPIAREVDGVINHGSTVEQAYRGLMAATPGHEVHGTGF; via the coding sequence ATGGCAGCACTTCGTGAACCACAAGTCGTCGTCCTCGGGGGCGGATCCTGGGGCACCACGGTGGCCTCGATTGTGGCGCGCCGCAGTCCCACCCTGCAGTGGGCCCGTTCCCCGGAGACAGTGGCGGATATCAATGAACGGCACCGCAATTCGCGATATCTGAGCGACGAGGTCGAGCTGACCGAGAGCCTGCGCGCCACCTCGGATCTGCACGAGGCCATCGAGCAGGCCGACGTGGTGATCATGGGCGTTCCCTCGCACAGCTTCCGCGAGGTGCTCACCGAGATCGGGCAATCCTTGCGTCCGTGGGTGCCGATCGTGTCGCTGGTCAAGGGCCTCGAGCAGGGCTCGCGGATGCGGATGTCGCAGATCATCGAGGAAGTGCTGCCCGGACACCCGGCGGGCATCCTGGCCGGGCCCAACATCGCCAAGGAGGTGGCGCGCGGGTACGCGGCCGCTGGTGTGGTCGCGATGCCCGATCAGCATCAGGCAGCGCGTCTGGGCGAGCTGTTCCGCACGTCACGGTTCCGCGTGTACAGCACCAACGACGTGGTGGGTGTGGAGATGGCGGGCGCACTCAAGAACGTCTTCGCCATCGCCAGCGGCATGGGTTACGCGATCGGGATCGGCGAGAACACCCGCGCCATGGTGATCGCGCGGGCACTGCGGGAAATGACCAAACTCGGTGTGGCCATGGGCGGTAACCCCGAGACGTTTCCTGGCCTGGCGGGCCTGGGCGACCTCATCGTCACCTGCACGAGTGCCAGCAGCCGCAACCGGCACGTGGGCGAGGAGATCGGCAAGGGCAAGACCATCGACGAGATCATCGAATCGATGAATCAGGTGGCCGAGGGCGTGAAGGCGTCCTCCGTGGTGATGACCCTCGCCGATGAGTACGGCATCCAGATGCCCATCGCCCGTGAGGTCGACGGAGTGATCAACCACGGCTCCACGGTGGAGCAGGCCTACCGCGGACTCATGGCGGCCACTCCCGGCCACGAGGTGCACGGCACCGGATTCTGA
- a CDS encoding RsiV family protein — protein MRLGNLLIAVLCGIVLVGCDRGEAPTDAPAPESTSASASAAAPTATVDPAGEPACPKHGGRWDPAQGCVIDEVTPQATQHLLIPVQWDSSFPELQKATDELVADIRANFRKSLGRAGAPPEGKPWALQVSFEAYQGKGVHPSDSVRFSISESLGGYHPGFAFRTLAFDRVTKQPITIGSLLIDPATALPKISALVRADLRAQLGGVGTEFVDTGTVPEPGNFTEFSLDGDALLFSFEPYRVAAYAEGPMQSRVALSELRDVVKPEYLPA, from the coding sequence ATGCGTCTCGGGAACCTGCTGATCGCCGTCCTGTGCGGCATCGTCCTTGTTGGCTGCGATAGGGGAGAAGCACCCACGGACGCCCCCGCTCCGGAATCCACCAGTGCGTCAGCATCCGCCGCGGCCCCCACCGCGACCGTTGATCCCGCCGGCGAGCCCGCATGCCCCAAACATGGCGGTCGCTGGGACCCCGCTCAGGGCTGCGTCATCGACGAGGTCACCCCACAGGCCACCCAACACCTGCTCATCCCCGTCCAATGGGATTCGTCCTTCCCCGAGCTGCAGAAAGCGACCGACGAGTTGGTGGCGGATATCCGCGCTAATTTCCGCAAGTCCCTCGGGCGTGCGGGGGCCCCGCCCGAGGGCAAGCCGTGGGCGCTCCAGGTCAGTTTCGAGGCGTATCAGGGCAAGGGTGTGCATCCCTCCGACAGTGTGCGGTTCTCGATCAGTGAGTCACTCGGCGGCTATCACCCGGGATTCGCGTTTCGCACGCTGGCCTTCGACCGCGTCACCAAACAGCCGATCACCATCGGATCTCTGTTGATCGACCCAGCGACGGCATTGCCCAAGATCTCTGCGCTGGTTCGTGCCGATCTGCGCGCGCAGCTCGGCGGTGTGGGAACCGAATTCGTCGATACCGGAACAGTTCCGGAGCCAGGGAATTTCACAGAATTTTCGCTGGACGGCGATGCGCTGCTGTTCTCGTTCGAGCCATACCGGGTGGCGGCGTACGCCGAGGGGCCGATGCAGAGCCGGGTGGCGCTATCCGAGCTGCGCGATGTGGTGAAGCCCGAGTACCTGCCCGCCTGA
- a CDS encoding ferredoxin--NADP reductase — protein MTDTVTPDAPKVTGNPHVHSLEVVEIIRETGDAVSLVFEVPDALVEAFRYRPGQFLTLKIPSEQTGSVARCYSLSSSPHLDDDLVVTIKRTDGGYASNWLCDNVVVGDHITVLTPSGVFVPRSLDGDFLLIAAGSGITPMLSIAKSVLLGGAGTVYLFYANRDEQSVIFGAEIDDIMVEFPDRLRVVHWLESERGLPTRDAMAELFAAYTRYGTYICGPAPFMDGARAALSAVGMPASHIHVELYQSLTGDPFADIVVPQGGGDTAEATVELDGTQVTIEWPRNTPLLDVLLAQGLDAPYSCREGACSACACTVRRGEVRMLRNDTLVDADLAMGLTLACQAVPVTGSVDIVFDQ, from the coding sequence ATGACAGACACCGTCACACCGGATGCACCCAAGGTGACTGGCAATCCCCATGTTCATTCACTGGAGGTCGTCGAGATCATCAGAGAGACGGGGGATGCGGTTTCCCTGGTTTTCGAAGTGCCCGATGCCCTCGTCGAGGCATTCCGGTACCGACCCGGGCAATTCCTCACGCTGAAAATCCCCAGTGAACAAACGGGTTCGGTGGCCCGCTGCTACTCGCTGTCCAGCTCACCGCATCTCGATGACGACCTCGTCGTCACCATCAAACGCACGGACGGCGGATACGCGTCGAACTGGTTGTGCGACAACGTCGTCGTGGGTGATCACATCACCGTGCTCACCCCGTCCGGGGTCTTCGTTCCGCGGTCGCTGGACGGCGACTTCTTGCTGATCGCGGCCGGCAGCGGCATTACCCCCATGCTGTCCATCGCCAAGTCGGTGCTGCTGGGTGGTGCCGGAACGGTCTACTTGTTCTACGCGAACAGGGATGAGCAGAGCGTCATCTTCGGTGCCGAGATCGACGACATCATGGTGGAGTTCCCGGACCGGCTGCGGGTGGTGCACTGGCTCGAATCCGAGCGCGGATTGCCCACCCGTGACGCCATGGCCGAGCTGTTCGCGGCCTACACCCGGTACGGCACCTACATCTGTGGCCCGGCGCCGTTCATGGACGGGGCACGCGCCGCGTTGTCGGCCGTCGGGATGCCGGCCAGCCACATTCACGTCGAGCTCTACCAGTCGCTGACCGGCGACCCGTTCGCCGACATCGTGGTCCCCCAGGGTGGCGGGGACACCGCGGAGGCGACCGTGGAACTCGACGGTACACAAGTCACCATCGAGTGGCCCAGGAACACCCCGCTGCTCGATGTGCTGCTCGCCCAGGGCCTCGATGCGCCGTACTCATGCCGCGAGGGTGCCTGCAGCGCGTGTGCCTGCACGGTGCGCCGCGGCGAGGTACGGATGCTTCGCAACGACACCCTGGTCGATGCCGACCTGGCGATGGGGCTGACGCTGGCCTGTCAGGCCGTTCCGGTCACCGGCAGCGTCGATATTGTCTTTGACCAGTAG
- a CDS encoding SDR family NAD(P)-dependent oxidoreductase — translation MKNFDNKVAVITGAGSGIGRSLALNLAQRGARLALSDVDTAGVADTAGRCEKAGATAIPFELDVADRAAVYAHAADVKNEFGQVNLVFNNAGVALSADVKDMEWDDFDWLMNINFWGVAHGTKAFLPHLIESGDGHIINVSSVFGFMGIPSQSAYNAAKFAVRGFTEALRQEIRAAKYPVGVTCVHPGGIKTNIASSARGIPEGVDRETVRKGFQLAAITRPDSAARIILRGVEKNRPRVLIGPDARVFDAIPRIIGPRYGDLMAPFYGFGKYGPGKKIAARFGIEL, via the coding sequence ATGAAGAACTTCGACAACAAGGTCGCCGTCATCACCGGTGCCGGTTCGGGTATCGGCCGCAGCCTGGCCTTGAATCTGGCCCAGCGCGGTGCGCGGTTGGCGCTCTCGGATGTCGACACCGCGGGCGTGGCCGACACCGCCGGGCGTTGCGAGAAGGCCGGCGCGACCGCCATCCCCTTTGAACTCGACGTCGCCGACCGGGCCGCCGTGTACGCCCATGCGGCCGACGTCAAGAACGAGTTCGGTCAGGTCAACCTGGTGTTCAACAACGCCGGGGTGGCACTGTCCGCCGACGTCAAAGACATGGAATGGGACGACTTTGACTGGTTGATGAACATCAACTTCTGGGGTGTTGCGCACGGCACCAAGGCCTTCCTGCCGCATCTCATCGAATCGGGCGATGGCCACATCATCAATGTGTCGTCGGTGTTTGGATTCATGGGCATTCCATCTCAGAGTGCCTATAACGCAGCGAAATTCGCCGTTCGTGGCTTCACCGAGGCGCTGCGTCAGGAGATCCGGGCGGCCAAGTACCCCGTGGGAGTCACCTGTGTGCACCCCGGCGGGATCAAGACCAATATCGCCTCGAGCGCGCGCGGTATCCCGGAGGGAGTCGACCGGGAAACCGTCCGAAAGGGCTTCCAGCTCGCGGCGATCACCCGGCCGGACTCGGCGGCGCGGATCATTCTGCGGGGTGTCGAGAAGAATCGGCCCCGCGTGTTGATCGGTCCCGATGCTCGGGTGTTCGACGCGATACCGCGCATCATCGGCCCGCGTTACGGGGATCTGATGGCGCCGTTCTACGGATTCGGCAAGTACGGGCCGGGCAAGAAGATCGCGGCCCGTTTCGGTATCGAGCTCTAG
- a CDS encoding flavin-containing monooxygenase: MTVTDAPSEEQQPDTVIDSGSADPIRVRALIVGTGFSGIGAAIALQKMGVPFVILEKAGEMGGTWRDNTYPGAACDVPTHLYSFSFEPRSNWDQLFSRQPEIFDYLKEVAAKYGLYRHVTFNTRVTRGYWDESEYRWHVFTESGQEYICQFLISGVGALHIPSIPEIDGLDRFEGPVFHSAQWNHDFDLTGKRVAVIGTGASAIQFVPEIVGKVGELKLFQRTPPWVLPRSNVEFGPAAKRAFASIPGLRALFRSGMYFGAEAGAYAMNRRPALLKGVELLGRAYIKSQISDPDVRRKVTPDYRAGCKRLLGSATYYKAIENPKTELVTESITRVTADGVVTGDGVERKVDAIIFGTGFHVTDSYKYLDLKGQNGEDLGDRWSAEGVTAHRGITIAGMPNLFFLLGPNTGLGHNSIVFMIESQIHYVTEAIKHVDEAYAQAIVPTREAQDRFNAEVQRKLQGSVWNNGGCQSWYLDEHGKNRTLWSGFTFEYWSQTRKVDPTEYEFEGAVRPAVRKTIPLAEGPRQTSPSLSAR; this comes from the coding sequence ATGACTGTCACCGATGCACCGTCCGAAGAACAGCAGCCTGACACTGTGATCGACAGCGGCTCTGCCGATCCCATCCGGGTCCGTGCGCTGATAGTCGGCACCGGTTTCTCGGGTATCGGTGCTGCGATCGCGCTGCAGAAGATGGGGGTGCCGTTCGTCATTCTGGAAAAGGCCGGTGAAATGGGTGGCACCTGGCGCGACAACACCTATCCCGGTGCGGCGTGCGATGTGCCGACGCACCTCTACTCCTTCTCGTTCGAGCCGCGGTCGAACTGGGATCAACTCTTTTCCAGGCAGCCCGAGATCTTCGACTATCTCAAGGAAGTCGCCGCCAAGTACGGCTTGTATCGGCATGTCACCTTCAACACACGCGTCACTCGCGGGTATTGGGATGAGAGTGAGTACCGCTGGCATGTGTTCACCGAGAGTGGGCAGGAGTACATCTGCCAGTTCCTCATCTCGGGGGTCGGCGCCTTGCACATTCCGAGCATCCCGGAGATCGACGGCCTCGACCGATTCGAGGGGCCGGTCTTCCATTCCGCGCAGTGGAACCACGACTTCGACCTCACCGGCAAGAGGGTCGCCGTCATCGGAACGGGTGCCAGCGCTATTCAGTTCGTCCCCGAGATCGTCGGCAAGGTAGGCGAGCTGAAACTCTTTCAGCGCACTCCGCCGTGGGTGCTGCCGCGCAGCAATGTCGAATTCGGGCCGGCGGCCAAGCGGGCCTTTGCGAGCATCCCGGGCCTGCGGGCGTTGTTCCGCAGCGGCATGTACTTCGGCGCCGAGGCCGGCGCATACGCGATGAACCGGCGCCCGGCCTTGCTGAAAGGCGTTGAGCTGCTGGGTCGTGCGTACATCAAGAGCCAGATCTCGGATCCGGACGTACGCCGGAAGGTCACACCGGATTACCGGGCCGGGTGCAAACGACTGTTGGGCTCGGCCACGTACTACAAGGCGATCGAGAACCCGAAGACGGAACTGGTCACCGAGTCCATCACGCGGGTGACCGCCGACGGCGTTGTCACCGGCGACGGAGTCGAGCGCAAGGTCGACGCCATCATCTTCGGCACCGGTTTCCACGTCACCGACTCGTACAAGTACCTGGATCTGAAGGGCCAGAACGGCGAGGACCTCGGCGACCGTTGGTCGGCAGAGGGTGTCACCGCTCATCGCGGCATCACGATCGCCGGCATGCCCAACCTGTTCTTCCTCCTGGGCCCCAACACCGGGCTGGGCCACAACTCGATCGTGTTCATGATCGAGTCGCAGATCCATTACGTCACCGAGGCCATCAAACACGTTGATGAGGCCTACGCCCAGGCGATTGTGCCTACCCGCGAAGCCCAGGACCGGTTCAACGCCGAGGTTCAGCGCAAGCTGCAGGGCTCGGTCTGGAACAACGGCGGTTGCCAGAGCTGGTACCTGGACGAGCACGGCAAGAACCGGACGTTGTGGTCCGGATTCACCTTCGAATACTGGTCGCAGACAAGGAAAGTCGATCCCACCGAGTATGAATTCGAAGGCGCGGTACGCCCGGCTGTGCGCAAGACCATTCCCCTCGCGGAGGGTCCCCGGCAGACCTCGCCAAGCTTGTCCGCACGCTAG
- a CDS encoding AurF N-oxygenase family protein has product MTTIDQPTALHEAGASSVRGKSVGDRQKTAQRLLRSAAERAYDGEVDIDWDAPIVPGLYWATPRRTSLYGTKLWDKLTEEQRIELTRHELGSVLSFGIYVETGLSAMLWRQVVEQNGGATDHGRYALTEISEEARHSTMFGRLVNKLGIEPYTYPKFATRVIRLLGLVPLGPSGLGGLLLVEEVLDRAQRETMMDETVQPHARQLMKIHVLEEARHITYAREELVRQISERGPVSNAFHRAVFALSVIGIYPVLFNPKAYRSVGIHPLRGLYAFLTSPNYRENATWVSEPLMRFMHEIGFLDGKFTGRLLRMSRAMPDDILAEIKSR; this is encoded by the coding sequence ATGACGACCATCGACCAACCAACCGCACTGCACGAGGCCGGCGCCTCGTCGGTACGGGGCAAGTCCGTGGGCGACCGGCAGAAGACGGCGCAGCGGTTGCTGCGTTCGGCCGCGGAGCGTGCCTACGACGGCGAAGTCGACATCGATTGGGACGCGCCGATCGTGCCCGGGTTGTATTGGGCCACGCCGCGCCGGACGTCGCTGTACGGCACCAAGCTGTGGGACAAGCTGACCGAGGAACAGCGCATCGAACTGACGCGTCATGAGCTCGGCTCCGTGCTCAGCTTCGGCATCTACGTAGAGACCGGCCTGAGCGCCATGCTGTGGCGGCAGGTTGTCGAGCAGAACGGGGGAGCGACCGATCACGGCCGTTACGCGCTGACCGAGATCAGCGAGGAAGCTCGGCACTCCACCATGTTCGGTCGTCTCGTGAACAAGCTCGGCATCGAGCCGTACACCTATCCCAAGTTCGCGACGCGCGTCATTCGGCTCCTTGGTCTGGTGCCCCTCGGTCCCTCGGGTCTGGGGGGACTGCTGCTGGTCGAAGAGGTGCTCGACCGCGCGCAGCGCGAAACGATGATGGACGAGACGGTGCAGCCGCACGCCCGTCAGCTCATGAAGATCCATGTGCTGGAGGAGGCGCGGCATATCACCTATGCGCGTGAGGAACTGGTGCGTCAGATCTCCGAGCGGGGCCCGGTCTCCAACGCGTTCCACCGCGCGGTCTTCGCCCTTTCGGTGATCGGCATCTATCCGGTGCTGTTCAACCCGAAGGCGTACCGGTCGGTGGGTATTCATCCCCTGCGCGGCTTGTATGCCTTCCTGACGTCACCGAATTACCGCGAGAACGCGACATGGGTATCGGAGCCGCTGATGCGCTTCATGCACGAGATCGGTTTCCTGGATGGCAAATTCACCGGGCGACTGTTGCGGATGTCGCGGGCGATGCCCGACGACATCCTGGCCGAGATCAAGTCGCGATAA
- a CDS encoding diiron oxygenase — MTSSSYKDINYTDYEFSQATTVDGGVPTRRRRVGDRLKTARRLLFEATELSYDPELDIDWDAPLSSGMHWLASHRVSLYGTPEWGALSVEQRDELARQELVSLLSFVVDAQGALASLMFRDVIEGNTLADDYTRFLLASVRDISRNATMVGRLINKTGLELAPAPMAVQRLQRFFVPLIPHGPLGRGFILLLHRLIHQLMSELEADEQAQPVVRQVAKICVLVGRRQLEFAEDELYRAVDARRYLPAAPADISVALLTVLATSLIVRPQVYRSVGLTERAGRRAAARSENSRHRNQVLLRRYLDIAQDAGMFTTSAARSILGGRGLL, encoded by the coding sequence GTGACGTCCAGTAGTTACAAAGACATCAACTACACCGACTACGAGTTCAGCCAGGCCACCACGGTGGATGGAGGCGTTCCTACGCGTCGTCGGCGGGTGGGCGATCGCCTCAAGACGGCGCGCCGATTGCTCTTCGAGGCCACAGAGCTGAGTTACGACCCCGAGCTGGACATCGACTGGGATGCACCGCTGAGCTCAGGGATGCATTGGCTTGCGTCCCATCGGGTTTCGCTCTACGGCACCCCCGAGTGGGGTGCGCTGTCGGTGGAGCAGCGTGACGAACTGGCGCGCCAGGAGCTGGTCAGTCTGCTGAGTTTTGTCGTGGATGCGCAGGGTGCGTTGGCGTCACTGATGTTCCGGGATGTCATTGAGGGCAACACGCTGGCCGATGACTACACCCGCTTTCTGCTGGCCAGCGTTCGTGATATCAGCCGCAACGCGACCATGGTCGGACGGCTGATCAACAAGACGGGGTTGGAGCTTGCACCCGCGCCGATGGCCGTGCAGCGACTGCAGCGGTTCTTCGTGCCACTCATTCCGCATGGTCCTCTCGGCCGCGGATTCATCCTCTTGCTGCACAGGTTGATTCATCAGCTGATGAGTGAGCTCGAGGCTGACGAGCAGGCGCAGCCCGTGGTTCGGCAGGTCGCAAAGATCTGTGTTCTGGTCGGCCGCCGTCAGCTCGAGTTCGCCGAGGATGAGCTGTACCGCGCGGTGGATGCCCGGAGGTATCTGCCCGCCGCCCCGGCCGATATCTCGGTTGCGCTGTTGACGGTGTTGGCGACCTCGCTGATCGTGCGTCCGCAGGTGTACCGCAGCGTGGGCCTGACCGAGCGGGCCGGCCGCAGGGCGGCGGCGCGGAGCGAGAACAGTCGCCACCGCAATCAGGTGTTGTTGCGGCGATACCTCGACATTGCTCAGGACGCAGGAATGTTCACGACCAGCGCTGCGAGGTCGATTCTCGGAGGTCGCGGGCTTTTATGA